A window of Pirellula sp. SH-Sr6A contains these coding sequences:
- the larB gene encoding nickel pincer cofactor biosynthesis protein LarB — protein sequence MASHNNSEAISDWIRQYERGELSPFELGQRVLHASIPSDGSVMIDRDRQRRCGFPEVVYGAGKSVEAIQTAVTRLLESHGGANPPEVLVTRVIPEQVRSLSELFPWHRWNHRAGTFRVGRELTPPSPDALECKSGVGKVAVVSAGTTDEPVALEAIETLAWMGVPSKLVQDVGVAGPYRLLAQIPELQTMSAIVCVAGMEGALPSVLGGYVSCPVIAVPTSVGYGANFAGLSALLSMLNACASNIAVVNIDSGFKGAYMAGLIATR from the coding sequence ATGGCATCCCACAACAATTCCGAAGCTATCTCCGATTGGATTCGACAATACGAACGAGGCGAATTGAGCCCGTTTGAGTTGGGGCAACGCGTGCTCCATGCTTCGATCCCAAGCGATGGCTCCGTCATGATCGATCGAGACCGTCAACGAAGATGCGGATTTCCTGAAGTCGTCTATGGGGCGGGCAAATCGGTCGAAGCCATTCAGACTGCCGTAACTCGTTTGCTCGAATCGCACGGAGGCGCAAATCCTCCTGAAGTGCTGGTGACACGAGTCATCCCGGAACAGGTCCGAAGCTTGAGCGAGCTTTTTCCATGGCACCGCTGGAATCATCGAGCTGGTACGTTTCGAGTTGGACGGGAGTTAACCCCGCCAAGCCCCGATGCCCTGGAGTGCAAGAGCGGCGTGGGGAAAGTCGCTGTCGTCAGCGCGGGAACGACGGACGAGCCTGTCGCTTTAGAAGCGATCGAAACATTGGCTTGGATGGGAGTCCCTTCCAAACTGGTTCAAGATGTCGGAGTGGCGGGGCCCTATCGCCTCTTGGCTCAAATCCCTGAATTGCAAACCATGTCTGCGATTGTGTGTGTGGCAGGGATGGAAGGAGCGTTGCCCAGTGTGCTCGGCGGATATGTCAGTTGTCCCGTCATCGCGGTCCCAACCAGCGTTGGCTATGGCGCCAACTTTGCAGGGCTCTCCGCACTGCTCAGTATGCTCAATGCGTGTGCGTCCAATATCGCTGTGGTGAATATCGATTCGGGCTTCAAAGGCGCTTACATGGCTGGGCTTATCGCCACCCGCTAG
- a CDS encoding pyroglutamyl-peptidase I — protein sequence MRILLTAFEPYDSWDQNSSWEALICLLESRGAMEGVTTRRYPVDLASLQERLFKDLSKGFDAVLHLGQSPGASRIQLEAIALNVAGMTESQGEFFGPITSAGPVAFRTDFPLDLWKRELLQNRIPCSISFHAGTYLCNAVMYLSHLWYSHHQLRRPVGFMHIPLTPEQVLRSHREFPSMPREQAAEAIGLVVDLINSHDYEPQFA from the coding sequence GTGCGAATCCTGCTCACCGCCTTTGAACCCTACGACAGCTGGGATCAAAATTCCAGCTGGGAGGCATTGATTTGCCTCTTGGAGAGTCGAGGGGCGATGGAGGGGGTAACGACCCGCAGATACCCCGTCGATCTCGCTTCGCTGCAGGAGCGATTGTTCAAGGACTTATCGAAGGGGTTCGACGCGGTGCTCCATTTGGGCCAGTCGCCGGGGGCAAGTCGAATCCAACTGGAAGCGATTGCATTGAACGTGGCCGGTATGACGGAATCCCAAGGAGAGTTTTTTGGGCCTATCACCTCCGCAGGGCCAGTCGCCTTTCGCACCGACTTTCCCTTGGACCTTTGGAAAAGAGAATTGCTGCAAAATCGGATCCCCTGTTCGATTTCCTTTCACGCAGGTACCTACCTCTGCAACGCGGTGATGTACCTAAGTCATTTGTGGTACTCCCACCATCAGCTTCGACGCCCAGTCGGTTTCATGCACATCCCTCTCACGCCCGAGCAAGTGCTTCGTTCGCACCGTGAGTTTCCTTCCATGCCGCGAGAGCAAGCGGCTGAGGCTATCGGACTCGTCGTCGATCTTATAAACTCGCACGACTACGAACCCCAGTTTGCTTAG